In a single window of the Papaver somniferum cultivar HN1 chromosome 8, ASM357369v1, whole genome shotgun sequence genome:
- the LOC113304015 gene encoding uncharacterized protein LOC113304015 translates to MDFLYHFQKLCHVETRRSILAVGIVLAIVLVYQSSTLPDGDALFSLFSFGKNSLSLGRNSSLVEDSTMVSNNSKAMNSSIVLEGLNNTEVSVLGNNDNLTNGTQGMDESLKNDFEQPIRGNSSVNDTSSENVAVVDNNDTGLGNATTQDTGYSLDKAREPESALAPMQISDSGFTEGNVGSPEVSVLSVPPEVSLSLSLNSMTLPNSSVGSGQRSDSGFTLGNVGAPEVSVLSVPPAVSPTLSLNSMTLPRDSEGNLSTSEEKQATPMQSSTSSVTSDINLTKFHEANIKKGWAPRTSLSKMYSLLLQSRISSHSV, encoded by the exons ATGGATTTCTTGTATCATTTTCAAAAGTTGTGCCACGTCGAAACGAGAAGATCGATTTTAGCTGTAGGGATTGTACTAGCTATTGTTTTAGTTTATCAATCTTCGACCCTCCCTGATGGGGATGCATTGTTCTCATTATTTTCTTTTGGTAAGAATTCATTGTCACTTGGGAGAAATAGTTCATTGGTTGAAGATTCTACGATGGTTAGTAATAACTCAAAGGCAATGAATTCTTCGATAGTGTTAGAGGGGTTAAATAATACTGAGGTTTCTGTATTGGGGAACAATGATAATCTCACGAATGGAACTCAAGGAATGGATGAAAGCCTGAAGAATGACTTTGAACAGCCAATTAGAGGTAATAGTTCAGTTAATGATACTTCAAGTGAGAATGTTGCAGTTGTAGATAATAACGATACCGGTTTGGGGAATGCCACAACTCAAGATACTGGTTATAGTCTAGATAAGGCAAGAGAACCTGAATCCGCCCTTGCTCCAATGCAAATATCAGATTCTGGTTTTACAGAAGGGAATGTTGGATCTCCAGAAGTTAGTGTTTTATCTGTACCACCTGAAGTATCGCTTTCATTGTCTTTGAATAGCATGACTCTGCCGAATTCTTCAGTGGGAAGTGGTCAAAGATCAGATTCTGGTTTTACATTAGGAAATGTTGGAGCTCCTGAAGTTAGTGTTTTATCTGTACCACCTGCAGTATCGCCAACATTGTCTTTGAATAGCATGACTCTGCCGAGAGATTCAGAAGGAAATTTAAGCACTTCAGAGGAGAAACAGGCAACTCCAATGCAATCGAGTACTAGTTCGGTTACTTCAGATATTAACCTTACAAAGTTTCATGAAGCCAACATCAAGAAAGGATGGGCACCACGGACATCTTTGTCTAAGATGTACAGTTTATTGCTTCAGAGTCGAATTTCTTCTCACTCCGTG TAG